Proteins encoded together in one Campylobacter concisus window:
- a CDS encoding LLM class flavin-dependent oxidoreductase: protein MNVSILNLLPIKQGGDAKAAIDAAVRLAIFAEDIGMKRYWVAEHHNMRNLASSATQLIIAHILEHTKSLRVGSGGVMLPNHSPYSIAEQYATLETLFPNRVDLGLGRAPGTDQETAAVLRRGAREIEFDMQINELMDYFDAKRAVKAYPKIEKFPPIYILGSSIYSAYVAAEFGLPYAFASHFAPRSLEKAVEIYRQNFKPSSFLSAPYVIAGANVIIAQSDELAKSLATTQTQFFLNVVTGEKEYLQPPKKDNDEVFAASYKTGSKAPHFGPIDFRQIELKNRERIVTEEMMACSFIGSKQSVKEQILEFQNRLAVDEIMAQSFIFDEEAQFDSFRALKEIADEI, encoded by the coding sequence ATGAATGTCTCGATCTTAAATTTACTGCCGATAAAGCAAGGCGGTGATGCAAAAGCTGCCATAGATGCAGCCGTTAGACTAGCTATTTTTGCCGAGGATATCGGCATGAAGCGCTACTGGGTTGCCGAGCATCACAATATGAGAAATTTAGCAAGTTCAGCCACGCAGCTCATCATCGCGCACATCTTAGAGCACACAAAAAGCCTGCGCGTGGGCTCTGGCGGCGTGATGCTACCAAACCACAGCCCCTACTCTATCGCAGAGCAGTATGCCACTCTTGAGACGTTATTTCCTAACCGCGTCGATCTTGGGCTAGGCAGAGCTCCAGGGACTGATCAAGAGACAGCTGCGGTACTTAGACGAGGTGCTAGAGAGATAGAATTTGACATGCAGATAAACGAGCTAATGGACTATTTTGACGCCAAAAGAGCCGTAAAAGCCTATCCAAAAATTGAAAAATTTCCGCCCATCTACATACTTGGCTCAAGCATATATAGCGCATACGTGGCGGCTGAGTTTGGCCTGCCTTACGCCTTTGCGTCGCACTTTGCACCACGTTCGCTAGAAAAAGCAGTAGAAATTTATCGTCAGAATTTCAAGCCCTCTTCGTTTCTTTCTGCCCCTTATGTCATCGCAGGAGCAAATGTGATAATAGCTCAAAGTGACGAGCTAGCAAAGAGTTTGGCAACTACGCAAACGCAGTTTTTCTTAAACGTAGTAACTGGCGAAAAAGAGTATTTGCAGCCACCAAAAAAGGACAACGACGAGGTCTTTGCTGCTTCTTACAAAACAGGCAGCAAGGCTCCACATTTTGGGCCGATCGACTTTAGGCAAATAGAACTAAAAAATAGAGAGAGAATCGTCACCGAAGAGATGATGGCGTGCTCTTTCATAGGCTCAAAACAAAGCGTTAAAGAGCAAATTTTAGAGTTTCAAAATAGACTGGCAGTCGATGAGATCATGGCTCAAAGTTTCATTTTTGATGAGGAGGCGCAGTTTGACTCTTTTAGGGCTTTAAAAGAGATCGCGGATGAAATTTAA